The Pseudomonas multiresinivorans DNA window GGTGGACGACCACCAGTACCGCCTGCTGGCCGACGCCTACCTGCTGGACGACGACACCCGCGAGTTCATCCGCCAGCACAACCCCGAAGCCCTGCGCGACATCGCCGAACGCCTGGTCGAAGCGCAGCAGCGCGGGTTGTGGGAGGAGCCGGGGGAGTATCGGGAGATGCTGGAGAATCTGCTGGTGGACAGCGAGGAACAGTGAGGGATTCCCAGCTGGCGTAGGAGCGGACTGCGTCCGCGATAGGTTTGCCGCGCGCCGGATGCCATCGCGGACGAAGTCCGCTCCTACACAAGTGCGGAGTGGCGCATTGACCTGTAGGAGCGAGCTTGCTCGCGAACCCGCCCAGCTTCGAAGCGGCCGGGAAACTCGTTCGCGAGCAAGCTCGCTCCTACAGGAAGAGCCTCAGCCGCGACGCAAGCGCTCGGCCGTGTTCAGCAACAACGCCTCGGTACCGCTCCAGCCCAGGCAACCATCAGTGATCGACACGCCGTAACGCAGCTCGCCGGACAGCGGCTGGCAGCCGTCGAACAGGTGGCTCTCCAGCATCACGCCGCGCAGCGAAGCGTCGCCGGCGATACGCTGGTCGAGCACGCTGTCCAGCACCGCCGGCTGGCGCAGCGGGTCCTTGCCGCTGTTGGCGTGGCTGCAGTCCACCATGATGCTCGGATCGAGGCCGAGCTTCTCCAATCCCTGGCGAATCTGCTGCACGCTGGCCGCATCGAAGTTCGGCCCGGCGTGGCCGCCGCGCAGCACCAGATGGGTGTCCGGGTTACCCTGGGTCTGTACCAGCGAAGGCCGGCCCAGCGCATCGATGCCGAAGTGCTGGTGCGGGTGCGCCGCCGAGCGCATGGCATCGGTGGCGATGCCGATGCTGCCATCGGTGCCGTTCTTGAACCCCACCGGCAGTTCCAGGCCGCTGACCATCTCGCGATGCACCTGCGATTCGCTGGTGCGCGCACCAATGGCGGCCCAGCCCAGCAGGTCGTCGAAGTAGCCGGCCACCAGCGGCTGCAGCAGTTCGGTGGCGACTGGCAGGCCGCGTTCGAGCATGCCCAGCATCAGTCGGCGCGACAGTTCCAGGCCGCCGGCCATGTCACCGCTGCCGTCCAGCTGCGGGTCGTAGACCAGGCCCTTCCAGCCGATGGTGGTGCGCGGTTTCTCGACGTAGGCGCGCATGACCAGCAGCAACTGGTCGCTCACCTGCGGGGCGAGTTCGGCGAGGCGGTCGGCGTATTCGAGGGCGGAGACAGGGTCGTGCAGCGAGCACGGGCCGATCACTACCAGCAGGCGTGGGTCGCGGCCATCGAGTACGGCGCGGATCGCGTCGCGGCCTTCGCGAACGCGGTGGGCTATGGCGGCGGAGAGCGGCAGGCGCTGGCGCAGTTCGGCGGGGCTCGGCAGCGGTTGTTCGCGGCGGCGAGCGGAGGGCAGCGG harbors:
- a CDS encoding 3-deoxy-7-phosphoheptulonate synthase; its protein translation is MNASTSTLIRQVHAATAEVLDLPLPSARRREQPLPSPAELRQRLPLSAAIAHRVREGRDAIRAVLDGRDPRLLVVIGPCSLHDPVSALEYADRLAELAPQVSDQLLLVMRAYVEKPRTTIGWKGLVYDPQLDGSGDMAGGLELSRRLMLGMLERGLPVATELLQPLVAGYFDDLLGWAAIGARTSESQVHREMVSGLELPVGFKNGTDGSIGIATDAMRSAAHPHQHFGIDALGRPSLVQTQGNPDTHLVLRGGHAGPNFDAASVQQIRQGLEKLGLDPSIMVDCSHANSGKDPLRQPAVLDSVLDQRIAGDASLRGVMLESHLFDGCQPLSGELRYGVSITDGCLGWSGTEALLLNTAERLRRG